From a single Streptomyces rubradiris genomic region:
- the hemC gene encoding hydroxymethylbilane synthase, with protein MSEKALRLGTRRSKLAMAQSGQVAETVREVTGRPVELVEITTYGDVSREALAQIGGTGVFVTALRDALLKGEVDFAVHSLKDLPTAQPEELVLAAVPEREDPRDVIVARDALKFTDLPRGARIGTGAPRRMAQLNAYARAHGLDIETVPIRGNVDTRIGYVRDGELDAVVLAAAGLNRIGRIGEVTDFLSVDTVLPAPGQGALAIECAADNAELIAALGELDDPFTRAAVTAERSLLAALEAGCSAPVGALADLLVDGQIVKEMRLRGVVGTTDGTRMVQLSTTGPVPQTHDQAWALGRELATEMLAQGAAGLMGERAH; from the coding sequence ATGAGTGAGAAGGCACTGCGGCTGGGGACCAGGCGGAGCAAGCTCGCCATGGCCCAGTCCGGGCAGGTGGCCGAGACCGTCCGCGAGGTGACCGGCCGGCCCGTCGAGCTGGTCGAGATCACCACGTACGGCGATGTGTCCCGGGAGGCGCTGGCGCAGATCGGCGGCACCGGTGTGTTCGTCACCGCGCTGCGGGACGCGCTGCTCAAGGGCGAGGTCGACTTCGCGGTTCATTCGCTCAAGGACCTCCCGACCGCGCAGCCCGAGGAACTGGTCCTGGCGGCCGTACCGGAGCGCGAGGACCCGCGGGACGTGATCGTGGCGCGCGACGCGCTGAAGTTCACCGACCTGCCGCGCGGCGCCCGCATCGGCACCGGCGCGCCGCGCCGCATGGCGCAGCTGAACGCGTACGCCCGCGCGCACGGACTGGACATCGAGACGGTCCCGATCCGCGGCAACGTCGACACCCGCATCGGGTACGTCCGCGACGGCGAGCTGGACGCGGTCGTGCTGGCCGCCGCCGGCCTCAACCGGATCGGCCGCATCGGCGAGGTGACCGACTTCCTGTCGGTCGACACGGTTCTGCCCGCCCCCGGCCAGGGGGCCCTGGCGATCGAGTGCGCCGCGGACAACGCGGAACTGATCGCCGCGCTCGGTGAGCTGGACGACCCGTTCACGCGGGCCGCCGTCACCGCCGAGCGGTCACTGCTCGCCGCCCTGGAGGCCGGTTGCAGCGCACCTGTAGGGGCGCTGGCCGACCTTCTGGTCGACGGGCAGATCGTCAAGGAAATGCGCCTGCGCGGCGTCGTCGGCACGACCGACGGCACCCGCATGGTGCAGCTGTCCACCACCGGTCCCGTGCCCCAGACGCACGACCAGGCGTGGGCACTCGGTCGCGAACTCGCCACCGAGATGCTCGCCCAGGGCGCGGCCGGTCTGATGGGGGAGCGAGCACATTGA
- a CDS encoding glutamyl-tRNA reductase: MSLLVVGLSHRSAPVSVLERAALSADAQVKLVQDTVATEPATEAAVLATCNRIELYADVDKFHAGVAELSTLLAQHSGVGLEELTPYLYVHYEDRTVHHLFSVACGLDSMVVGEGQILGQIKDSLARAQELHTAGKLLNDLFQQALRVGKRAHSETGIDRAGQSLVTFGLEQLAVGAAVPDWARGKKALVIGAGSMSSLAAATLARAGVAEVVVANRTFERAERLARILLEADDNAVTARAVPMDAVADELTRADVVVSCTGATGLVLTAEAVAHAVEGRTGHPAAETGFTAVKPTAPQRHTGLGADDNCPLDLAAVQPGFSVMGEAAVAGMDAATLEQHAAWVAGGSTAERRERRSPEADAELISALAATAATVGRVPERRKPEPVAERPAPFFFLLDLAMPRDIDAAVHRLAGVRLVDIESLAEASADAPMAADVDQVRRIVADEVAAFGAALRAAHITPTVVALRSMAADVVAGELARLHGRLPDLDERQRGEIRQTVHRVVDKLLHAPTVRVKQLAAEPGGAGYADALRTLFDLDPETAAAVGAGNSTRNKNRGPA; this comes from the coding sequence ATGAGCCTCCTCGTCGTAGGCCTCAGCCACCGCAGTGCCCCGGTCAGCGTGCTGGAGCGGGCCGCGCTGAGCGCGGACGCCCAGGTCAAGCTGGTCCAGGACACGGTCGCCACCGAGCCCGCCACCGAGGCCGCGGTGCTCGCCACCTGCAACCGCATCGAGCTGTACGCCGACGTGGACAAGTTCCACGCCGGTGTCGCCGAGCTGTCCACGCTGCTCGCCCAGCACAGCGGGGTCGGCCTGGAGGAACTGACGCCGTACCTCTACGTGCACTACGAGGACCGGACCGTCCACCACCTGTTCTCGGTGGCCTGCGGGCTGGACTCGATGGTGGTCGGCGAGGGCCAGATCCTCGGCCAGATCAAGGACTCCCTGGCCCGCGCCCAGGAGCTGCACACCGCCGGCAAGCTGCTGAACGACCTGTTCCAGCAGGCCCTGCGGGTCGGCAAGCGCGCCCACTCCGAGACCGGCATCGACCGCGCCGGCCAGTCCCTGGTCACCTTCGGCCTGGAGCAGCTGGCCGTGGGCGCGGCCGTGCCCGACTGGGCCCGCGGCAAGAAGGCGCTGGTCATCGGCGCCGGATCGATGTCGTCCCTGGCCGCCGCCACGCTGGCGCGCGCCGGTGTCGCCGAGGTCGTCGTCGCCAACCGCACCTTCGAGCGCGCCGAGCGGCTCGCCCGGATCCTGCTGGAGGCCGACGACAACGCCGTCACCGCCCGCGCGGTGCCGATGGACGCGGTCGCCGACGAGCTCACGCGCGCCGACGTCGTCGTCTCCTGTACCGGGGCGACGGGCCTGGTGCTCACCGCGGAGGCGGTCGCGCACGCGGTCGAGGGCCGCACCGGGCACCCCGCCGCGGAGACCGGCTTCACGGCCGTGAAGCCGACGGCCCCGCAGCGCCACACCGGCCTCGGCGCCGACGACAACTGCCCGCTGGACCTGGCCGCCGTACAGCCCGGCTTCTCCGTCATGGGCGAGGCCGCCGTGGCCGGCATGGACGCGGCCACCCTGGAGCAGCACGCGGCCTGGGTCGCCGGCGGCAGCACGGCCGAGCGCCGCGAGCGGCGCAGCCCCGAGGCGGACGCCGAGCTGATCAGCGCGCTCGCCGCGACCGCCGCCACCGTCGGCCGGGTCCCCGAGCGGCGCAAGCCGGAGCCGGTGGCCGAGCGTCCCGCGCCCTTCTTCTTCCTGCTCGACCTGGCCATGCCCCGCGACATCGACGCGGCCGTGCACCGGCTGGCCGGGGTCCGTCTGGTGGACATCGAGTCGCTGGCGGAGGCCTCCGCCGACGCGCCGATGGCCGCCGACGTGGACCAGGTCCGGCGCATCGTCGCCGACGAGGTCGCGGCCTTCGGCGCCGCCCTGCGGGCGGCGCACATCACCCCGACCGTGGTCGCGCTGCGCTCCATGGCCGCCGACGTGGTCGCCGGCGAGCTGGCCCGCCTGCACGGCCGCCTGCCCGACCTGGACGAACGCCAGCGCGGCGAGATCCGGCAGACCGTGCACCGGGTCGTCGACAAGCTGCTGCACGCGCCGACCGTACGGGTCAAGCAGCTCGCGGCCGAGCCCGGCGGCGCCGGGTACGCGGACGCGCTGCGCACCCTGTTCGACCTCGACCCCGAGACGGCCGCCGCCGTAGGGGCCGGGAACAGCACGCGGAACAAGAACCGAGGGCCAGCATGA
- a CDS encoding redox-sensing transcriptional repressor Rex gives MATGRTHRPATRSRGIPEATVARLPLYLRALTALSERSVPTVSSEELAAAAGVNSAKLRKDFSYLGSYGTRGVGYDVEYLVYQISRELGLTQDWPVVIVGIGNLGAALANYGGFASRGFRVAALIDADPAMAGKPVAGIPVRHTDDLEKIIKDNGVSIGVIATPAGAAQQVCDRLVAAGVTSILNFAPTVLSVPDGVDVRKVDLSIELQILAFHEQRKAGEETPAGDGALPAATPRGTSADQGPDGDVPAVMPA, from the coding sequence GTGGCAACTGGCCGAACACACCGACCGGCGACCCGTAGCCGAGGGATTCCCGAGGCCACCGTCGCCCGGCTTCCGCTGTACCTCCGAGCGCTGACCGCTCTGTCTGAGCGCTCGGTCCCCACGGTCTCCTCCGAGGAGCTGGCCGCGGCGGCGGGGGTCAACTCCGCCAAGCTGCGCAAGGACTTCTCGTACCTGGGCTCCTACGGGACGCGTGGGGTCGGTTACGACGTGGAGTATCTCGTCTACCAGATCTCCCGCGAACTCGGCCTGACCCAGGACTGGCCGGTTGTGATCGTCGGCATCGGCAACCTCGGCGCCGCCCTGGCCAACTACGGCGGCTTCGCCTCCCGTGGCTTCCGGGTCGCCGCGCTGATCGACGCCGACCCGGCGATGGCCGGCAAGCCGGTCGCGGGCATCCCGGTGCGGCACACCGACGACCTCGAGAAGATCATCAAGGACAACGGGGTCTCCATCGGCGTGATCGCCACCCCGGCGGGCGCCGCCCAGCAGGTCTGCGACCGGCTCGTGGCCGCCGGCGTGACCTCCATCCTGAACTTCGCGCCGACCGTGCTGTCCGTCCCGGACGGCGTGGACGTGCGCAAGGTCGACCTCTCCATCGAGCTGCAGATCCTCGCCTTCCACGAGCAGCGCAAGGCCGGCGAGGAGACCCCCGCGGGCGACGGCGCCCTGCCCGCCGCCACCCCCCGCGGGACCTCCGCCGACCAGGGGCCCGACGGGGACGTCCCCGCCGTGATGCCGGCATGA
- a CDS encoding glutaredoxin family protein: MAGMSPLFRRKAEPRARLVTLIRKPGCHLCDDAQAVVEKVCGDLAVPWEAKDITRDRELHDRYWEQIPVVLVDGEQHTFWRVNEERLRRALTD; encoded by the coding sequence ATGGCCGGTATGAGTCCGCTCTTCCGACGCAAGGCAGAGCCGCGAGCGCGGCTGGTGACCCTGATCCGCAAGCCCGGCTGCCACTTGTGCGACGACGCGCAGGCGGTGGTCGAGAAGGTGTGCGGCGACCTCGCGGTGCCGTGGGAGGCCAAGGACATCACGCGGGACCGGGAGCTCCACGACCGCTACTGGGAGCAGATCCCCGTGGTCCTGGTCGACGGCGAGCAGCACACCTTCTGGCGCGTGAACGAGGAGCGGCTGCGCCGGGCACTGACCGACTAG
- a CDS encoding HAD family hydrolase, whose protein sequence is MAALGWLTPRRRSATARSVLAGEASAEAARKSSQETATPEEPVFPVIGDDKAAAFFDLDNTVMQGAALFHFGRGLYKRKFFETRDLARFAWQQAWFRLAGVEDPEHMQDARDSALSIVKGHRVAELESIGEEIYDEYMADRIWPGTRALAQAHLDAGQKVWLVTAAPVEIAQVIARRLGLTGALGTVAESVDGVYTGRLVGEPLHGPAKAEAVRALAAAEGLDLSRCAAYSDSHNDIPMLSLVGHPYAINPDAKLRRHAREQDWRLRDYRTGRKAAKVGIPAAAGVGAVAGGTAAAIALSRRRR, encoded by the coding sequence ATGGCCGCTCTCGGATGGCTCACTCCCCGTAGGCGCTCCGCCACGGCGCGGAGCGTGTTGGCAGGCGAGGCTTCGGCGGAGGCCGCCCGCAAGTCCTCGCAGGAGACCGCCACGCCCGAGGAACCGGTGTTCCCGGTGATCGGCGACGACAAGGCCGCCGCCTTCTTCGACCTGGACAACACGGTCATGCAGGGCGCCGCGCTCTTCCACTTCGGCCGCGGGCTGTACAAGCGGAAGTTCTTCGAGACCCGCGACCTCGCCCGGTTCGCCTGGCAGCAGGCCTGGTTCCGGCTGGCCGGCGTCGAGGACCCCGAGCACATGCAGGACGCCCGCGACTCGGCGCTGTCGATCGTCAAGGGCCACCGGGTCGCCGAGCTGGAGTCGATCGGCGAGGAGATCTACGACGAGTACATGGCCGACCGGATCTGGCCCGGCACCCGCGCCCTGGCCCAGGCCCACCTGGACGCGGGCCAGAAGGTGTGGCTGGTCACCGCGGCCCCGGTGGAGATCGCCCAGGTGATCGCGCGCCGCCTCGGCCTGACCGGCGCCCTCGGCACGGTGGCCGAGTCGGTCGACGGCGTCTACACCGGACGGCTGGTCGGCGAACCGCTGCACGGACCCGCCAAGGCGGAGGCGGTGCGCGCGCTGGCCGCCGCCGAGGGGCTGGACCTCTCCCGCTGCGCGGCCTACAGCGACAGCCACAACGACATCCCGATGCTGTCCCTGGTCGGCCACCCCTACGCCATCAACCCGGACGCCAAGCTGCGCCGGCACGCCCGCGAGCAGGACTGGCGGCTGCGCGACTACCGCACGGGACGCAAGGCGGCGAAGGTCGGCATCCCGGCCGCCGCGGGCGTCGGCGCGGTCGCCGGCGGCACCGCGGCCGCGATCGCCCTGAGCCGACGGCGCCGGTAG
- a CDS encoding ECF subfamily RNA polymerase sigma factor, BldN family: MYPHVGVDASGLATLRATVATVKETLRGFVPTAYAVPAFAAAAPAGPCYALADGSAAVGRRGRATGAATARRPAADSDSARMMDLVERAQSGEAEAFGRLYDQYSDTVYRYIYYRVGGRATAEDLTSETFLRALRRIGTFTWQGRDFGAWLVTIARNLVADHFKSSRFRLEVTTGEMLDANEVERSPEDSVLESLSNAALLDAVRRLNPQQQECVTLRFLQGLSVAETARVMGKNEGAIKTLQYRAVRTLARLLPDDAR; this comes from the coding sequence GTGTACCCACACGTCGGGGTTGACGCCTCGGGCCTGGCTACGCTGCGCGCAACGGTCGCGACGGTCAAGGAAACACTGCGCGGCTTCGTCCCCACCGCGTACGCCGTCCCCGCCTTCGCAGCCGCCGCGCCCGCGGGCCCGTGCTACGCACTGGCCGACGGCAGCGCCGCCGTCGGCAGACGGGGGCGTGCCACCGGCGCGGCCACCGCCCGCCGGCCGGCCGCCGACAGCGACAGCGCCCGCATGATGGACCTCGTCGAACGCGCCCAGTCCGGCGAGGCCGAGGCCTTCGGGCGCCTCTACGACCAGTACAGCGACACCGTCTACCGGTACATCTACTACCGCGTCGGCGGCCGGGCCACCGCCGAGGACCTCACCAGCGAGACCTTCCTGCGGGCGCTGCGCCGGATCGGCACCTTCACCTGGCAGGGCCGCGACTTCGGCGCCTGGCTGGTCACCATCGCCCGGAACCTGGTCGCCGACCACTTCAAGTCCAGCCGCTTCCGCCTGGAGGTCACCACCGGCGAGATGCTCGACGCCAACGAGGTCGAGCGCTCCCCGGAGGACTCCGTCCTGGAGTCCCTGTCCAACGCCGCCCTGCTCGACGCCGTACGACGGCTCAACCCCCAGCAGCAGGAGTGTGTGACGCTCCGCTTCCTCCAGGGCCTCTCGGTCGCCGAGACCGCCCGCGTCATGGGCAAGAACGAGGGCGCCATCAAGACCCTCCAGTACCGCGCCGTGCGCACCCTCGCCCGGCTGCTGCCCGACGACGCCCGCTGA
- a CDS encoding DUF5667 domain-containing protein — translation MIANVSAHRRANAFAQALEEQSDRDTAAEQSEDPAGSPPTAEEPTGQGELLALAAGLGALPRPQLDPEVKAVQRAQLVAAMEAMLQEGTGAADTSVPEQRSHRARGEHRAGPLGKFRPRTRLTKGLAAGGLSVGVAAGAFGGVAAASSDALPGDSLYGLKRGIEDFKLNYLTDGDDQRGQSYLDQAATRLGEVRRLLERGRGGHLDHESIGEIRRTLSGMRHDVTEGHRLLHAAYQADPDSLGPIQALDAFSRSHRQAWSTLSDKLPVQLGDVKQEVSSVFDAIDEEVAPLQSLLPQQPARPGEGGHQGGSGPASPGSSGTDRSAPPGSTGHDAPSPGRHTGTDAPSDPATGSGGEGLLGGDTGGLLDPPKSGTTGSSPSAGKSPSAPPDVTIPPLIPDLLPDLGIDGQDAD, via the coding sequence GTGATCGCGAACGTATCGGCGCACCGGCGGGCGAACGCCTTCGCCCAGGCCCTGGAGGAGCAGTCCGACCGGGACACGGCGGCCGAGCAGTCCGAAGACCCGGCGGGTTCCCCGCCGACCGCCGAGGAACCGACCGGACAGGGCGAGCTGCTGGCCCTGGCGGCGGGACTCGGCGCGCTGCCCAGGCCGCAGCTCGACCCGGAGGTCAAGGCCGTCCAGCGGGCCCAGCTGGTGGCCGCGATGGAGGCCATGCTCCAGGAGGGGACCGGGGCGGCGGACACGTCGGTACCGGAACAGCGTTCCCACCGGGCGAGGGGCGAGCACCGGGCGGGCCCGCTCGGCAAGTTCCGCCCGCGCACCAGGCTGACCAAGGGGCTCGCGGCCGGCGGGCTCAGCGTCGGCGTGGCCGCCGGGGCCTTCGGCGGGGTCGCCGCCGCCAGCTCCGACGCCCTGCCCGGCGACTCGCTGTACGGCCTGAAGCGCGGCATCGAGGACTTCAAGCTCAACTACCTGACCGACGGCGACGACCAGCGCGGCCAGAGCTACCTCGACCAGGCCGCCACCCGGCTCGGCGAGGTCCGCCGGCTGTTGGAGCGCGGCCGGGGCGGTCACCTGGACCACGAGTCCATCGGCGAGATCCGCCGCACCCTGTCCGGGATGCGGCACGACGTCACCGAGGGCCACCGGCTGCTGCACGCGGCCTATCAGGCCGACCCGGACTCCCTGGGCCCCATCCAGGCGCTGGACGCCTTCTCCCGGTCCCACCGCCAGGCGTGGAGCACGCTCAGCGACAAGCTCCCCGTCCAGCTCGGTGACGTCAAGCAGGAGGTGTCCTCGGTCTTCGACGCCATAGACGAAGAGGTCGCTCCGCTGCAGTCGCTGCTCCCGCAGCAGCCGGCCCGGCCCGGCGAGGGCGGGCACCAGGGCGGCTCCGGACCGGCGTCCCCGGGCTCCTCCGGCACCGACCGGTCGGCCCCGCCCGGCTCCACCGGCCACGACGCCCCGTCCCCCGGCCGGCACACCGGCACCGACGCGCCGAGCGACCCGGCCACCGGCAGCGGCGGCGAGGGCCTCCTCGGCGGCGACACCGGCGGCCTGCTCGACCCGCCGAAGAGCGGCACCACCGGCAGCTCCCCGTCCGCCGGCAAGTCGCCGTCGGCCCCGCCGGACGTCACCATCCCGCCGCTCATCCCGGACCTGCTCCCCGACCTCGGCATCGACGGCCAGGACGCGGACTAG
- a CDS encoding lysophospholipid acyltransferase family protein → MADAKVIPFDDDRSRGSAAQRQARRRGGGGRRGALGEPGEMGAVQPLPGRERAGEDEQVEPPGSDGQGDGRGGGLERRVAAGLAFLRRRLTGDYEVDDFGYDEELTDQLLMSLLRPVYEKYFRVEVKGIENIPAEGGALIVANHSGTLPLDGLMMQVAVHDHHPAGRHLRLLAADLVFVLPVVNELARKLGHTLACAEDAERLLGQGELVGVMPEGFKGIGKPFGERYKLQRFGRGGFVSTALRQGVPIVPCSIVGAEEIYPMIGNAKTLARVLGIPYFPLTPTFPWLGPLGAIPLPTKWTIQFGEPIPTDGYPPEAAEDPMLMFNLTDQVREQIQHTLYKLLVQRRSVFF, encoded by the coding sequence ATGGCGGACGCCAAGGTCATTCCGTTCGACGACGACCGGTCCCGGGGGAGCGCCGCACAGCGCCAGGCACGCCGCCGCGGCGGGGGCGGCCGGCGCGGCGCGCTCGGGGAGCCGGGCGAGATGGGCGCGGTCCAGCCGCTGCCGGGCCGCGAGCGGGCAGGGGAGGACGAGCAGGTGGAGCCGCCGGGGAGCGACGGGCAGGGCGACGGCCGGGGCGGCGGTCTGGAGCGGCGGGTGGCGGCCGGGCTGGCCTTCCTGCGGCGCCGGCTCACCGGGGACTACGAGGTCGACGATTTCGGTTACGACGAGGAGCTGACCGACCAGCTCCTGATGTCGCTGCTGCGGCCGGTGTACGAGAAGTACTTCCGGGTCGAGGTGAAGGGCATCGAGAACATCCCGGCCGAGGGCGGGGCGCTGATCGTCGCCAACCACTCCGGGACGCTGCCGCTGGACGGCCTGATGATGCAGGTGGCGGTGCACGACCACCATCCGGCCGGCCGGCACCTGCGGCTGCTGGCGGCCGACCTGGTCTTCGTGCTGCCGGTGGTCAACGAGTTGGCCCGCAAGCTGGGCCACACCCTCGCCTGCGCGGAGGACGCGGAACGCCTGCTGGGCCAGGGCGAGCTGGTCGGGGTGATGCCGGAGGGCTTCAAGGGCATCGGGAAACCCTTCGGCGAGCGCTACAAGCTCCAGCGGTTCGGCCGGGGCGGCTTCGTCTCCACGGCGCTGCGCCAGGGCGTGCCGATCGTGCCGTGCTCGATCGTCGGGGCGGAGGAGATCTACCCGATGATCGGCAACGCCAAGACGCTGGCCCGGGTGCTGGGCATCCCGTACTTCCCGCTGACGCCGACGTTTCCCTGGCTGGGCCCGCTGGGGGCGATCCCGCTGCCGACGAAGTGGACGATCCAGTTCGGCGAGCCGATCCCGACGGACGGTTATCCGCCGGAGGCCGCCGAGGACCCGATGCTGATGTTCAACCTGACCGATCAGGTCCGCGAGCAGATCCAGCACACGCTGTACAAGCTGTTGGTGCAGCGGCGGTCGGTGTTCTTCTGA
- a CDS encoding NAD-dependent epimerase/dehydratase family protein: MGRVVLVTGVARQLGGRFVRRIQRDPEVDRVIAVDAVPPEHHLGGADFVQTDIRQPSIARVLAESGADTVVHLDVTGTALGGGSRATVKETNVIGTMQLLGACQKSPAVRRLVVKSSTNVYGSAPRDPAVFTETTPPKSLPSGGFAKDAVEVEGYVRGFARRRPDVAVCVLRFANILGPTVETPLASYFSLPVLPTVFGYDPRLQFVHEDDVIEVLRIASHEPRRSTLNSGTFNIAGDGVLLLSQCSRRLGRPTVPLLLPAVTWAGSLVRTLGMTDFSPEQIRLLTHGRVVDTGQMRETLGFTPRYTTAETFADFAHALGPGLLPPQTLAGAVDRVAELSARAVGHPQTHSAN; encoded by the coding sequence GTGGGAAGGGTCGTGCTCGTCACCGGGGTGGCCCGGCAGCTCGGCGGCCGGTTCGTGCGGCGGATCCAGCGGGACCCGGAGGTGGACCGGGTGATCGCCGTGGACGCCGTGCCGCCCGAGCACCATCTGGGCGGCGCCGACTTCGTCCAGACCGACATCCGGCAGCCGTCGATCGCCCGCGTGCTCGCCGAGTCCGGCGCCGACACGGTCGTCCACCTGGACGTGACCGGCACCGCGCTGGGCGGCGGCAGCCGGGCCACGGTCAAGGAGACCAATGTCATCGGCACCATGCAGCTGCTCGGCGCCTGCCAGAAGTCGCCGGCCGTGCGCCGGCTGGTGGTGAAGTCCAGCACGAACGTCTACGGCTCGGCGCCGCGCGATCCGGCCGTGTTCACCGAGACGACCCCGCCCAAGTCGCTGCCCAGCGGCGGCTTCGCCAAGGACGCCGTCGAGGTCGAGGGGTATGTGCGCGGGTTCGCGCGGCGGCGGCCGGACGTCGCCGTGTGCGTGCTGCGGTTCGCCAACATCCTCGGCCCCACCGTGGAGACCCCGCTCGCCTCCTACTTCTCGCTGCCCGTCCTGCCGACCGTGTTCGGCTACGATCCGCGGCTGCAGTTCGTGCACGAGGACGACGTCATCGAGGTGCTGCGAATCGCCTCGCACGAGCCGCGCCGGTCCACCCTCAACAGCGGCACCTTCAACATCGCCGGGGACGGCGTGCTGCTGCTGTCGCAGTGCTCCCGGCGGCTGGGCCGGCCCACCGTGCCGCTGCTGCTGCCCGCGGTCACCTGGGCCGGGTCCCTGGTGCGTACGCTCGGTATGACGGACTTCTCACCGGAGCAGATCCGGCTGCTCACCCACGGGCGGGTGGTGGACACCGGCCAGATGCGCGAGACGCTGGGCTTCACCCCCCGCTACACGACGGCCGAGACGTTCGCGGACTTCGCGCACGCGCTGGGCCCGGGGCTGCTGCCGCCTCAGACCCTCGCCGGGGCCGTCGACCGGGTCGCCGAGCTGTCCGCGAGGGCGGTCGGCCACCCCCAGACGCACAGCGCCAACTGA